A region of Fibrobacter succinogenes subsp. succinogenes S85 DNA encodes the following proteins:
- a CDS encoding CgeB family protein, whose amino-acid sequence MKIAIVGAQGVDSFESNLKEAFVYCGHDCDIFDIYGGSFYWKGHLGFYTKTLDKLARAYNDYYDRNVFKRLANRVNDYNPDLILCVYRFIHPVFVNLVKKKGRKVVHINPDQITTLEYQQVFASDYDAWFVKDPYMQRFMSANMHLNVFRYNEAFNKRSHVKPTISKEACEKEVDIDVMTYGTFYPYRTRMIKCLLDNDINVKIFGVVPHRFYNHEVDVANQHKYITGPEKSKLLYGSKIVFNNLHYAEIEGVNCRFFEANGSGAFQLCDYRPVLKELLPIDPELVSFKNVNEAIEKISYYLNHPEQRYDIVTKVYNHFQEKYSYDNLIVYIMENSFK is encoded by the coding sequence ATGAAAATTGCAATTGTCGGAGCTCAAGGCGTAGATTCTTTTGAATCCAATTTAAAGGAAGCCTTTGTTTATTGTGGTCACGACTGCGATATATTTGATATTTATGGAGGATCCTTTTATTGGAAGGGGCATCTTGGATTCTATACCAAAACTTTAGACAAATTGGCTCGTGCTTACAACGACTATTATGATCGAAATGTTTTTAAAAGATTAGCTAATCGTGTAAATGATTATAATCCAGATCTAATTCTTTGTGTTTATAGATTCATCCATCCTGTTTTTGTCAATTTGGTGAAAAAGAAAGGGCGAAAAGTTGTACATATTAATCCTGATCAAATAACAACATTGGAATATCAACAGGTCTTCGCATCTGATTATGACGCTTGGTTTGTTAAAGATCCGTATATGCAGCGTTTTATGTCTGCAAATATGCATTTAAATGTATTTAGGTATAATGAGGCTTTCAATAAGCGCTCTCATGTAAAACCGACTATTTCAAAAGAGGCTTGTGAAAAAGAGGTTGATATTGATGTGATGACATACGGTACATTTTATCCGTATCGAACACGAATGATTAAATGTCTGTTGGATAATGATATTAATGTAAAAATTTTCGGTGTCGTTCCTCATCGTTTTTATAACCATGAAGTAGATGTGGCAAATCAGCATAAATATATTACTGGTCCAGAAAAGTCAAAATTGTTATACGGATCGAAAATTGTATTTAATAACCTTCACTATGCTGAGATAGAAGGTGTTAATTGTCGTTTTTTTGAAGCAAATGGATCAGGGGCTTTTCAGCTTTGCGATTATCGTCCGGTTTTAAAAGAGTTGTTGCCTATAGACCCTGAATTAGTTTCTTTCAAAAATGTAAATGAAGCTATAGAAAAAATAAGCTATTACTTAAATCACCCTGAACAACGATATGATATTGTAACTAAGGTATATAATCACTTTCAAGAAAAATACTCTTATGACAATTTGATTGTTTATATAATGGAGAATTCTTTCAAGTGA
- a CDS encoding ATP-grasp domain-containing protein: MNEQKLAIVLGGTSPHVLLVNKLKERGYYVLLIDYLENPPAKKVADEHLRESTLDQDKVLEIAKERKADLVISTCIDQANSVCCYVAEKLGLPHPYSYKTSLEVTDKGLMKRIFVENGIPTSNYTTTESVDSIDWNLVQYPAVVKPVDCNSSKGVRRVDSDEETRLRVAEAIEMSRTKTAIIEGFNSGAEIQVDCVSTQSGVKVMMTRQKQKIASDGNDMVLQSYSSVFPAPLSDEFKRQAQEIAEKIANAFKLENTPFFYQAIVTETGIKVLEFAPRIGGGLSYHVLKSFGDYDAVECAIDSFLGKTIVVEPKEQTRFHSTNLLYMRPGVFDSVVGLEELHQKGFVTDCFVMKSKGCKIDSDMRSSNRVAAFIVEGESYEELKQKARKTFASVEIRDIQGNDLLNREIYSNL; the protein is encoded by the coding sequence ATGAATGAACAAAAGTTAGCCATTGTTTTAGGCGGAACATCGCCTCACGTACTTCTTGTAAACAAACTGAAGGAACGAGGTTATTATGTTCTATTGATTGATTATCTAGAAAATCCCCCAGCAAAAAAAGTGGCTGACGAACACTTGCGAGAAAGCACCTTAGATCAAGACAAGGTTCTTGAAATAGCGAAAGAGCGTAAGGCAGACTTGGTCATTAGTACGTGTATTGACCAGGCGAATAGCGTGTGTTGCTATGTTGCTGAAAAACTAGGCTTGCCTCATCCCTATAGCTATAAGACATCGCTTGAAGTGACCGATAAGGGACTGATGAAACGGATTTTCGTTGAGAACGGAATTCCGACCTCTAATTATACAACGACAGAATCCGTAGATTCTATAGATTGGAATCTGGTTCAGTATCCAGCAGTTGTCAAGCCGGTTGATTGCAACAGTTCTAAAGGTGTTCGACGAGTAGACTCCGATGAAGAAACCCGTTTACGGGTTGCGGAAGCAATTGAGATGAGTCGAACAAAAACAGCGATTATTGAGGGGTTCAATAGCGGTGCTGAAATCCAGGTTGATTGCGTCTCAACGCAGTCGGGCGTAAAGGTCATGATGACTCGCCAAAAACAGAAAATCGCATCTGATGGTAATGATATGGTCCTGCAGTCTTATAGCTCTGTTTTTCCTGCTCCACTATCGGATGAATTCAAACGTCAAGCACAAGAAATTGCAGAAAAAATCGCCAATGCGTTTAAATTAGAGAACACGCCGTTCTTCTATCAGGCCATCGTTACAGAAACAGGAATCAAGGTCCTGGAATTTGCGCCAAGAATTGGTGGCGGCTTGAGCTACCATGTGTTAAAATCGTTTGGCGATTATGACGCTGTGGAATGCGCGATAGACTCATTCCTTGGGAAAACTATAGTTGTTGAACCGAAGGAACAAACACGGTTTCATTCTACGAATCTCCTCTATATGCGACCGGGAGTATTTGATTCCGTCGTTGGACTGGAAGAACTGCATCAAAAAGGTTTTGTTACGGATTGTTTTGTGATGAAGTCTAAAGGATGCAAAATTGACAGCGATATGAGAAGTTCTAATCGTGTTGCTGCGTTTATTGTAGAAGGCGAATCATACGAAGAACTAAAACAGAAGGCGAGAAAAACCTTTGCTTCAGTTGAAATTCGCGATATCCAAGGGAATGACTTGCTTAATAGAGAAATTTATTCAAATCTATAA
- a CDS encoding lipopolysaccharide biosynthesis protein translates to MPTAKTVTTNFFWRFFERCGAQFVAFFVSIILARLLDPAVYGEIALITVFTCILQVFVDSGLGSALIQKKNADDLDFSSVFYFNIAVCLAMYGVMFFAAPFIADFYHIPHLTPVIRVLSLTLVVSGVRNIQQSYVSKNLIFKKFFFATIGATLCSAVVGVAMAYMGYGVWALVGQQLTNVTMGTIILWSTVKWRPKLKFSLRRLKGLFNYGWKLLASALLDTGYGQLRQLIIGRIYTAKDLAFYNQGHHLPNLIVSNINTSIDSVLLPAMSAEQDDKNRVRAMTRRAISISTFIMMPMMMGLAVCAEPLVRLVLTEKWLPCVPFLRIYCFTFSFWPVHTANLNAIKALGRSDLFLKLEIMKKIIGLTAVLITMNISVMAMAYSLLVTNVISQIINSLPNKKLLAYDYLAQLKDMFPQIALSCIMGGCVYSIQFAGFNDVLTLVLQIVAGIVIYTLLSKLFKIESFDYIFNTILKVLNRKK, encoded by the coding sequence ATGCCTACTGCAAAAACTGTTACAACTAATTTTTTTTGGCGATTCTTCGAACGTTGCGGAGCTCAATTCGTAGCGTTCTTTGTTTCTATAATTCTTGCTCGACTGCTGGATCCTGCGGTTTACGGTGAAATTGCTCTTATAACTGTATTCACTTGCATATTGCAGGTTTTTGTTGATAGCGGGCTTGGATCAGCTCTTATCCAAAAGAAAAATGCGGACGACTTGGACTTCTCGTCCGTATTTTATTTCAATATTGCTGTTTGTTTGGCTATGTATGGAGTTATGTTTTTTGCAGCCCCGTTTATCGCTGATTTTTATCATATTCCTCACTTAACGCCAGTCATTCGAGTGCTCAGCTTAACTTTGGTAGTTTCTGGTGTTCGAAACATTCAACAATCTTATGTTTCAAAGAATTTGATATTCAAGAAGTTTTTCTTTGCAACAATCGGTGCAACTCTATGTTCTGCTGTTGTTGGAGTGGCTATGGCTTATATGGGCTATGGCGTTTGGGCGCTTGTAGGCCAACAACTTACAAACGTTACCATGGGGACGATTATTCTTTGGTCCACCGTCAAATGGCGACCGAAATTAAAGTTTTCTTTACGTCGTTTAAAAGGGTTGTTTAACTATGGTTGGAAGTTGCTTGCGTCGGCTTTGCTTGACACTGGATACGGTCAGTTGCGCCAGCTGATTATTGGCCGAATTTATACAGCAAAAGATCTTGCTTTTTACAATCAGGGGCATCACTTACCTAATTTGATTGTGTCTAATATAAACACTTCCATCGACAGCGTTTTGCTCCCAGCAATGTCTGCAGAACAAGATGATAAAAATCGCGTTCGAGCTATGACTCGTCGCGCGATCAGTATTAGTACATTCATCATGATGCCTATGATGATGGGATTAGCGGTTTGTGCTGAACCGTTAGTTCGACTTGTACTTACGGAAAAATGGTTGCCGTGTGTGCCGTTTTTAAGAATATATTGTTTTACGTTTTCTTTTTGGCCTGTCCATACCGCAAATCTCAATGCCATCAAAGCTCTTGGACGGAGCGATCTTTTCCTTAAACTTGAAATCATGAAAAAAATAATTGGTTTGACTGCGGTGCTTATTACCATGAATATTAGTGTAATGGCGATGGCCTATAGTCTTCTTGTTACAAATGTGATTAGCCAAATTATCAACAGTTTGCCAAATAAAAAGCTTCTTGCGTACGACTATCTAGCTCAGTTAAAAGATATGTTCCCGCAAATAGCCTTATCTTGCATTATGGGTGGTTGTGTTTATAGCATTCAGTTTGCTGGTTTCAACGATGTTCTTACTTTGGTACTACAAATAGTTGCAGGAATCGTTATTTATACGCTTCTATCAAAGCTTTTTAAAATAGAAAGTTTTGATTATATTTTTAATACAATTTTGAAAGTTTTGAACCGCAAAAAGTAA
- a CDS encoding glycoside hydrolase family 88 protein, translating to MNENIYKVLIRCFTYNQSDFILDALNGFIMQKTKFPYLIAIVDDASTDGEQNVIQNYISENFNLNYSKDEEYAKITCAQHKDNLNCFIIFFALKFNHYKNKIGFKRVEYLKEWIEKSEYMAFCEGDDYWTDELKLQTQVEFLDAHREYMACFHNATIKWEGQNRPDEMMCDFKTGDFSTAKIFEKWQLPLASLLIRKEVDSSDSYKKLIAEFRGGFCHFIAASLIGKVYGFSNCWSVYRKNAGGISNSMSYGLCSFLNVRYAIASGDRDALEVMLKRIHFASIFVAYIKGDIYAKKLLSLVRKDRLFLLIKEFIQFVLVWLPKMVIKKLFRFIDRVLNRNLLLFLCIIIGLFGFNQLFPSVLKSYYEKTFTPLNVSDEVAFESLLRNNVYDVIDRESWSKHPLAGTGSLIKRLRSKVPVWEYGEYGLLLHYAFSYAKNKNDAALLALIKQKFDNALENEFRVKRSDQIAYGNVALDLFDMYHDDKYRTFATEISQMVKEAVQRDGLFLYREGSKEQHVDAIGLTVPFLVNYSKVFNDSVIYQVAYDMVNDYVKFGVDYLTGIPAQTYDLTTHVKLNHANWGRGISWFLLGTQEVELQNENEKKTFTNIRQCIAFKPKAFV from the coding sequence ATGAATGAAAATATTTACAAAGTTCTTATTAGATGCTTTACATATAATCAATCCGATTTTATTCTTGATGCATTGAATGGTTTTATAATGCAAAAAACGAAATTCCCGTATTTGATAGCAATTGTTGATGATGCTTCAACCGATGGCGAACAAAATGTAATTCAAAATTATATTTCTGAAAATTTCAACTTGAATTATTCTAAAGATGAGGAGTATGCAAAAATTACATGTGCTCAACATAAAGACAACTTGAATTGTTTTATTATTTTTTTTGCTCTTAAATTTAATCATTATAAAAATAAGATTGGATTTAAAAGAGTTGAATATTTGAAAGAATGGATTGAAAAATCAGAATATATGGCTTTTTGTGAAGGTGATGATTATTGGACTGATGAACTTAAATTGCAGACACAAGTAGAATTCCTTGATGCACACCGAGAGTACATGGCTTGTTTTCATAATGCTACGATAAAATGGGAAGGCCAAAATCGTCCCGATGAGATGATGTGTGACTTTAAAACTGGTGATTTTAGTACTGCAAAAATTTTTGAAAAATGGCAATTACCTTTAGCATCGCTTCTTATTCGAAAAGAAGTGGATTCATCTGATAGCTATAAAAAACTGATTGCTGAGTTTAGGGGTGGCTTTTGCCATTTTATTGCTGCATCCCTTATCGGCAAAGTATACGGTTTTTCCAATTGTTGGTCTGTCTATAGAAAGAATGCTGGTGGCATATCAAATTCAATGAGTTATGGTTTATGCAGCTTTTTAAATGTAAGGTATGCTATTGCATCTGGAGATCGTGATGCGCTAGAAGTCATGCTTAAAAGAATTCATTTTGCTTCAATTTTTGTTGCTTATATAAAGGGGGATATCTATGCTAAAAAATTACTTTCGCTCGTAAGAAAAGACAGGCTTTTTTTACTTATCAAGGAATTTATTCAATTTGTGCTTGTATGGTTGCCTAAAATGGTGATAAAAAAGCTTTTTAGATTTATTGATAGAGTATTAAATAGAAATCTTCTTCTTTTTTTGTGCATTATTATAGGATTATTTGGATTTAATCAACTATTTCCATCCGTTTTAAAGTCGTATTATGAGAAAACCTTTACTCCCTTAAATGTTTCTGACGAGGTCGCTTTTGAAAGTTTATTGCGGAATAACGTGTATGACGTTATCGACAGGGAATCCTGGTCAAAGCACCCCTTGGCAGGAACGGGTTCTTTGATAAAAAGATTACGTAGCAAAGTGCCTGTATGGGAGTATGGCGAGTATGGATTATTACTTCATTATGCATTTTCTTATGCTAAAAACAAAAATGATGCCGCATTATTAGCTCTAATAAAACAGAAATTTGACAATGCACTTGAAAACGAGTTCCGAGTTAAACGAAGTGATCAAATTGCATATGGAAATGTGGCCTTGGATTTGTTTGATATGTATCATGATGACAAATACAGAACTTTTGCAACGGAAATATCCCAGATGGTGAAAGAAGCTGTGCAACGTGATGGGCTGTTTTTGTATAGAGAAGGTTCAAAAGAACAACATGTTGACGCTATAGGACTCACTGTACCGTTCCTCGTCAATTACTCTAAAGTTTTTAACGATTCTGTAATTTATCAAGTTGCATACGATATGGTTAATGACTATGTTAAGTTTGGTGTTGATTACTTGACAGGAATCCCCGCTCAAACATATGACCTCACAACCCACGTTAAGTTGAATCATGCAAATTGGGGGCGTGGCATTTCGTGGTTCTTGTTGGGGACTCAGGAGGTTGAACTACAAAACGAGAATGAAAAAAAAACGTTTACAAATATTAGACAGTGTATTGCTTTCAAGCCCAAAGCGTTTGTATAA
- a CDS encoding EpsG family protein yields the protein MYIATFFIIFFFSLLLFDCNKKSIAVKITFAILLIFLVCQEGFRWQIGTDWLPYYRMFEYNLSGMVEFGYVLFSTVVKTIRNDYSFFLLVIALIKYIALACLIKRFSINPLISLCIAYAIFIPLLGMNRQFLALSVVFFSIYFIAEGKFSTFFLLICFASFFHKTALLFLPAYFLWNLKLEKKKTICILLAATVIGFIGVLNVLPLDYISNYLDAGSAFRLQLYMKNTHTYSMINGCLFRFFIIAVCFSIEIPLYEKWFHLFFKLYLVSVFMYVLFQTSALNILAGRGALYYSCSQIIIIPYIVKYLSRDRIHEMLCWFVFFLLYLYIMQKDINTYALNLGYDIFNPYKSVLFPNGLF from the coding sequence ATGTATATAGCAACTTTTTTTATAATATTCTTTTTTTCTCTTTTACTTTTTGATTGCAACAAAAAATCTATTGCAGTTAAGATTACCTTTGCTATTCTATTGATATTTCTCGTTTGTCAAGAAGGCTTTCGTTGGCAAATTGGAACGGATTGGCTTCCATACTATCGTATGTTTGAATATAATCTTTCAGGAATGGTTGAATTCGGGTATGTTCTATTTTCGACTGTTGTAAAAACAATTAGAAATGATTATTCTTTCTTTTTGTTAGTTATTGCGTTGATTAAGTATATTGCTTTAGCTTGTCTGATAAAAAGATTTTCTATAAATCCCCTCATTTCTTTGTGTATTGCCTATGCCATTTTTATTCCTTTACTTGGGATGAATCGACAATTTTTAGCGTTGTCTGTAGTATTTTTCTCAATATATTTTATTGCAGAAGGAAAATTTTCAACTTTTTTCTTGTTGATTTGTTTTGCTTCATTTTTTCATAAAACAGCTTTGTTGTTTTTACCTGCATATTTTTTATGGAATCTAAAATTAGAGAAGAAAAAAACGATATGTATTCTTTTGGCGGCTACTGTAATAGGTTTTATAGGTGTTCTAAATGTTTTACCATTAGATTATATTTCTAATTATCTTGATGCAGGAAGTGCTTTCCGATTGCAGCTTTATATGAAAAATACGCATACTTATTCGATGATAAACGGATGTCTATTTCGTTTTTTTATTATTGCGGTTTGTTTCTCTATTGAAATTCCTTTGTATGAAAAGTGGTTTCATTTGTTCTTTAAACTGTATTTAGTTTCTGTATTTATGTATGTTCTTTTTCAAACATCTGCTTTGAATATTTTGGCAGGCCGAGGAGCTCTTTATTATTCCTGTTCACAAATCATTATTATTCCATATATTGTAAAATATTTATCTCGTGATCGAATTCACGAAATGCTTTGTTGGTTTGTCTTTTTTTTATTATATCTATATATAATGCAAAAAGATATTAATACTTATGCATTGAATTTAGGATATGACATTTTCAATCCTTATAAAAGTGTCCTTTTTCCAAATGGTTTATTTTGA
- a CDS encoding DegT/DnrJ/EryC1/StrS family aminotransferase — protein MSDKIITVTSPLLPSLDEFEPLLRDIWERKWLTNNGYYHKQLEAALAEYLGVEYISLFTNGTLPLITALQAMRITGEVITTPYSFVATTHSIWWNGLTPVFVDVDPATGNLDPQKIEEAITPKTTAIMPVHVYGNPCDIEAIQEIADRYGLAVIYDAAHAFNVKVNGRTILDAGDMNTLSFHATKTYNTVEGGALICHDARTKKRIDYLKNFGFAGETTVVAPGINSKMDEIRSAYGLCNLKHIDNAIAARKQVAQKYRAALANIPGISMFAERDDVTYNYSYFPIFVNEKEYGISRDSLYEKMKEHNVLGRRYFYPLISSFAIYRGLPSATKENLPVATRMADEVICLPMHAGLTDEDVNRVLSLIKKEF, from the coding sequence ATGTCTGACAAAATTATTACAGTCACCTCTCCGCTCCTCCCATCATTGGACGAATTTGAACCGCTACTCAGGGACATTTGGGAACGCAAGTGGCTCACAAATAATGGGTATTATCACAAACAGCTTGAAGCTGCTCTCGCAGAGTATCTCGGAGTAGAATACATCAGCTTGTTTACTAATGGAACACTTCCGCTCATCACTGCACTTCAAGCGATGCGTATCACGGGCGAAGTGATAACGACCCCGTATAGCTTTGTGGCGACAACGCACTCCATCTGGTGGAATGGCCTCACTCCAGTATTTGTTGATGTTGATCCCGCGACAGGCAACCTCGATCCGCAGAAGATTGAAGAGGCTATTACACCGAAAACGACTGCAATTATGCCCGTGCATGTGTACGGCAATCCTTGCGATATTGAAGCTATTCAGGAAATCGCAGACCGTTATGGTCTTGCCGTCATTTATGATGCAGCGCATGCCTTTAATGTGAAGGTAAACGGCCGCACCATCCTTGATGCGGGAGACATGAATACGCTCAGTTTCCATGCAACCAAAACGTACAATACGGTTGAAGGCGGAGCGCTCATCTGCCATGACGCACGCACTAAAAAGCGTATTGACTACCTGAAAAACTTTGGCTTTGCAGGAGAAACGACTGTGGTTGCTCCGGGAATCAACAGCAAGATGGACGAAATCCGTTCCGCCTATGGTCTTTGCAACTTGAAGCATATTGACAACGCGATTGCTGCTCGCAAACAGGTTGCACAAAAGTATCGTGCAGCACTAGCGAATATTCCCGGTATCTCAATGTTCGCAGAACGCGATGATGTTACTTACAACTACTCGTATTTCCCGATTTTCGTGAACGAAAAAGAATACGGTATCAGTCGTGATTCTCTCTATGAAAAAATGAAAGAACACAACGTTCTCGGTCGCCGCTATTTCTATCCGTTGATATCAAGTTTCGCAATTTATCGCGGATTGCCATCTGCAACTAAGGAAAACCTCCCTGTGGCAACTCGCATGGCTGATGAAGTCATTTGTTTGCCTATGCATGCGGGACTTACGGACGAAGATGTCAATAGAGTATTGTCATTAATCAAGAAAGAATTTTAA
- a CDS encoding polysaccharide pyruvyl transferase family protein: MKVGIITQPLDHNYGGILQNYALQKVLKQFNIDSITFDYLPGKQPFFRYILSCIKTCLLSFSSQKRSFYKWNTEDVYRKKIFDDFVKKNIVKTKIIRKYQSKLIVLNRLDALIVGSDQVWRPKYNYRLTDIYLKFCKGMFVKRIAYAASFGVDYWEYSSKQTQECSKLVKKFDAISVREESGIKLCKEHLGVGATWVLDPTLLLTKEDYLPICEEIPICNEKYLAAYVLNENEETTATYEKEAAARGLVIKKFHADSKSTLTVPEWLAIFRDSSYVVTDSFHGTVFSIIFGKDFKCLYNKTRGPARFDSLLKLYESSKIDEMREFSLNWLKKALEK; encoded by the coding sequence ATGAAAGTTGGAATAATTACACAACCTTTGGATCACAATTATGGCGGAATTCTCCAAAATTATGCTTTGCAAAAAGTTTTGAAACAATTCAATATTGACTCAATCACATTTGATTATTTACCAGGAAAACAACCTTTTTTTAGATATATATTATCTTGTATAAAAACGTGTTTGTTGTCATTTTCCTCTCAAAAACGTTCTTTTTATAAGTGGAATACTGAAGATGTTTATAGAAAAAAAATATTTGATGATTTTGTTAAGAAAAACATTGTCAAAACAAAAATTATTAGAAAATATCAGTCAAAATTGATTGTATTAAATAGACTCGACGCACTTATTGTTGGTTCTGATCAGGTATGGCGGCCTAAATACAATTATAGGCTTACTGATATATACCTAAAATTTTGTAAAGGAATGTTTGTAAAACGAATTGCATATGCGGCTTCTTTTGGTGTTGATTATTGGGAATATTCATCAAAGCAAACTCAAGAATGTTCCAAACTAGTAAAAAAATTCGATGCTATCAGTGTGCGTGAAGAATCTGGTATAAAACTTTGCAAGGAACATCTTGGAGTTGGTGCAACATGGGTTTTAGATCCGACGCTATTGCTAACAAAAGAAGATTACTTGCCAATTTGCGAAGAAATCCCAATTTGTAACGAAAAATATCTTGCAGCATATGTTCTAAACGAAAATGAAGAGACTACTGCTACATACGAAAAAGAGGCGGCGGCTCGCGGGTTGGTCATAAAAAAATTTCATGCAGATTCTAAATCGACTTTGACTGTCCCCGAATGGTTAGCCATATTCCGTGACTCATCTTATGTAGTCACGGATTCCTTTCATGGAACGGTGTTCTCTATCATATTCGGCAAGGATTTCAAGTGCTTATATAATAAAACCCGAGGTCCCGCACGATTTGATTCGTTACTCAAATTATACGAATCCAGCAAAATAGATGAAATGCGAGAATTTTCGTTGAACTGGTTGAAAAAAGCCTTGGAAAAATAA
- a CDS encoding glycosyltransferase family 4 protein: MHRDRRAVNHITGDIHYCILGLIGCNSVLTIHDTVLIDFQNHPFFKKKIFEWLWFRLPLKFATRIVCISEETKKSVLRYTNRSDIEVVHNAIDLKFKYSPKELNLDKPRILIIGTNPNKNLLRVFDALKNQSFFIVVVGKLNEEQKKFLDLNGFDYENKINLSDNEIVEEYKKSDIVSFVSLYEGFGMPVIEANAIGRPVICSDIPVLREVARNSALFVNPYDVVAIKNAFLELKRDRLLCLELVECGLRNVNRFKKEIIQKQWDKIYQKV, translated from the coding sequence ATGCATCGTGATAGACGTGCTGTAAACCATATAACAGGAGATATTCATTATTGTATTTTGGGCTTGATTGGTTGCAATAGCGTTTTAACGATACATGATACAGTTTTAATTGATTTTCAAAATCATCCGTTTTTTAAAAAGAAAATTTTTGAATGGCTATGGTTTCGTCTTCCTCTAAAGTTTGCAACCCGAATTGTATGCATTTCGGAAGAAACAAAAAAATCAGTTTTACGCTACACAAACAGATCAGATATAGAGGTTGTTCATAATGCAATTGACTTAAAATTTAAATATTCTCCAAAAGAATTGAATTTGGATAAACCTCGCATTTTAATTATTGGTACAAATCCAAATAAAAATCTGTTGAGAGTATTTGATGCTTTGAAGAATCAGTCTTTTTTTATTGTTGTTGTTGGAAAATTAAATGAAGAACAAAAAAAGTTTTTAGACCTGAATGGCTTTGATTACGAAAATAAAATAAATCTCTCAGATAACGAAATTGTAGAAGAATACAAAAAAAGTGATATTGTATCATTTGTTTCTCTATATGAGGGCTTTGGAATGCCTGTGATAGAAGCGAATGCTATTGGTCGGCCTGTTATATGTTCAGACATTCCTGTATTGCGGGAAGTGGCTCGAAATTCAGCTTTGTTTGTAAATCCTTATGATGTTGTTGCTATAAAAAATGCGTTTCTTGAATTGAAAAGGGATAGATTATTGTGTTTAGAATTGGTTGAGTGTGGATTAAGAAATGTGAATCGTTTCAAAAAAGAAATTATTCAAAAACAATGGGATAAAATATATCAAAAGGTATAA
- a CDS encoding peptidase, which produces MEKTRAFLQSIGMPKGDAYDLPTSQKRFSDGGQYRFEVPGIQGPKVMEALLEAMDKYGIWLHRVTQTKGIMMLADQDIMQMVNLAKKAEVELILAIGPRATTDTSASVNTPEGVRMGYRLRGQEQIVRAIEDVKRAAAFGCRSFLVYDEGCLWVLNEARKVGEIPADCRFKVSAHAGHGNPCSAKLLESIGANSVNPVRDIQLQMLAAMRQAIDIPIDIHTENPKSTGGFIRHYEVPEMIRIASPIYLKTGGSVAQTHSWDSTEDDAKKRAKQVTLVKRMIDCYYPEAIQSPKGNA; this is translated from the coding sequence ATGGAAAAAACAAGAGCTTTCCTCCAGTCCATCGGTATGCCGAAGGGCGATGCCTATGATTTGCCTACATCTCAGAAGCGTTTTTCTGATGGCGGTCAGTACCGTTTTGAAGTTCCGGGCATCCAGGGGCCTAAGGTCATGGAAGCTCTTCTTGAAGCCATGGACAAGTATGGAATTTGGCTGCACCGCGTGACTCAGACCAAGGGCATTATGATGCTTGCCGATCAGGATATTATGCAGATGGTCAACTTGGCAAAGAAGGCTGAGGTGGAACTGATTCTTGCCATCGGTCCTCGCGCAACAACGGATACGAGTGCATCCGTGAATACGCCGGAAGGTGTTCGCATGGGTTATCGTCTGCGTGGTCAGGAACAGATTGTGCGTGCTATCGAAGATGTGAAGCGTGCTGCCGCCTTTGGCTGTAGGTCCTTTCTTGTGTATGATGAAGGCTGCCTTTGGGTGCTTAATGAAGCCCGCAAGGTCGGTGAAATCCCCGCTGATTGCCGTTTCAAGGTGTCTGCTCATGCCGGCCATGGTAACCCCTGTTCCGCCAAGCTTCTTGAATCTATCGGTGCCAATTCTGTGAACCCAGTCCGCGATATTCAGCTGCAGATGCTTGCTGCGATGCGTCAGGCTATTGATATTCCTATTGATATTCATACAGAAAACCCAAAGTCTACGGGTGGCTTCATCCGTCACTACGAAGTTCCTGAAATGATTCGAATCGCATCTCCGATTTACCTCAAAACAGGTGGTTCTGTCGCGCAAACCCATAGTTGGGATAGCACTGAAGATGACGCAAAGAAGCGTGCCAAGCAGGTTACGCTTGTTAAGCGTATGATAGATTGCTATTATCCCGAAGCAATTCAGTCTCCCAAAGGAAATGCTTAA